One stretch of Campylobacter sp. CCS1377 DNA includes these proteins:
- the fliP gene encoding flagellar type III secretion system pore protein FliP (The bacterial flagellar biogenesis protein FliP forms a type III secretion system (T3SS)-type pore required for flagellar assembly.) yields the protein MLLFFSAFFNILLAAEATIPTVNLSLSAPNTPNQLVTTLNIIIVLTILALAPSIIFVMTSFLRLVVVFSFLRQAMGTQTMPPNTILITLALVLTFFIMEPVATKSYNEGVKPYLAEQIGYEEAFAKGVKPFKDFMLNNTREKDLALFYRIRNLPNPQNVDDVPLTIVVPAFMISELKTAFEIGFLIYLPFLVIDMIVSSVLMSMGMMMLPPVMISLPFKLLIFVLVDGWNLLIQKLVESYIF from the coding sequence ATACTTTTGTTTTTTAGTGCATTTTTTAACATTCTCCTCGCTGCTGAAGCAACCATTCCAACAGTAAATTTAAGTCTTAGTGCGCCAAACACTCCAAATCAGCTTGTTACTACATTAAATATAATTATTGTTTTAACTATATTGGCTTTAGCACCTAGTATCATTTTTGTAATGACCTCATTTTTAAGACTTGTTGTAGTATTTTCATTTTTGCGTCAAGCTATGGGGACACAAACTATGCCGCCAAACACTATCTTGATAACCTTGGCTCTTGTTTTAACTTTTTTTATCATGGAGCCTGTAGCAACAAAATCTTACAATGAAGGAGTAAAACCTTATTTGGCAGAGCAAATTGGCTATGAAGAAGCTTTTGCAAAAGGAGTAAAACCTTTTAAAGATTTTATGCTAAATAATACAAGAGAAAAAGATCTGGCTTTATTTTACCGCATAAGGAATTTGCCTAATCCTCAAAATGTCGATGATGTTCCTTTAACCATCGTTGTTCCTGCTTTTATGATAAGTGAGCTAAAGACAGCTTTTGAAATAGGTTTTTTAATTTATCTGCCCTTTTTGGTTATTGATATGATAGTAAGCTCTGTTTTAATGTCTATGGGTATGATGATGCTACCTCCTGTAATGATATCCTTGCCTTTTAAACTTTTAATTTTTGTTTTGGTTGATGGATGGAATTTACTCATTCAAAAACTTGTGGAGAGTTATATATTTTAG